A single region of the Triticum dicoccoides isolate Atlit2015 ecotype Zavitan chromosome 2B, WEW_v2.0, whole genome shotgun sequence genome encodes:
- the LOC119360282 gene encoding hydroxyphenylpyruvate reductase-like — protein MAATRRVLVLCRLSPSSLAGLAARFSLLDRHASPLSMEAFLAAAAAANDPPRLALVPGVGVRVDAAFLDAVPSLRCVVTVSAGLNHVDLPECARRGVAVANAAGVYSSDVADHGVGLVIDVLRRVSAADRYVRRGLWPERGDFLPLGSRLRGKRVGIVGLGSIGSAVARRLEAFGCVVSYQSRGRKHDVSYCYHPTVHDLAACSDVLVVACALTAETRHVVDRRVLDALGSGGVVVNVARGPNVDEAELVRALAEGRLAGAGLDVFEDEPDVPAELMAMDNVVLTPHRAAFTPESIADLDRLVVGNLDAFFAGTPLLTPVVVSD, from the coding sequence ATGGCAGCGACGCGCCGGGTGCTAGTGCTCTGCCGCCTCTCGCCGTCCTCCCTCGCCGGTCTCGCCGCCCGCTTCAGCCTCCTCGACCGCCACGCCTCGCCGCTCTCCATGGAAgccttcctcgccgccgcggccgccgccaacGACCCACCGCGCCTGGCCCTCGTCCCGGGCGTGGGCGTCCGCGTCGACGCGGCTTTCCTGGACGCCGTCCCGTCGCTGCGCTGCGTGGTGACCGTTAGCGCCGGCCTGAACCACGTCGACCTCCCCGAGTGCGCGCGCCGCGGCGTCGCCGTGGCCAACGCGGCCGGGGTCTACTCCTCCGACGTCGCCGACCACGGCGTCGGCCTGGTCATCGACGTGCTCCGGCGCGTATCGGCGGCCGACAGGTACGTGCGGCGGGGACTCTGGCCGGAGCGCGGCGACTTCCTGCCCCTCGGGTCCAGGCTCCGCGGGAAGCGCGTTGGCATAGTCGGCCTCGGCAGCATCGGATCGGCGGTCGCGAGGAGGCTGGAGGCGTTCGGCTGCGTCGTCTCCTACCAATCCCGCGGCCGGAAACACGACGTCTCCTACTGCTACCACCCCACGGTGCACGACCTCGCGGCGTGCTCCGACGTGCTGGTCGTCGCGTGCGCGCTGACGGCCGAGACCCGGCACGTCGTGGACAGGCGCGTGCTGGACGCGCTGGGGAGCGGCGGCGTGGTGGTGAACGTGGCGCGCGGCCCGAACGTGGACGAGGCGGAGCTGGTGAGGGCGCTCGCGGAGGGCAGGCTCGCCGGCGCCGGGCTGGACGTGTTCGAGGACGAGCCGGACGTGCCGGCTGAGCTGATGGCCATGGACAACGTCGTGCTGACGCCTCATCGGGCCGCGTTCACCCCGGAGTCCATAGCCGACCTCGACCGCCTCGTCGTTGGCAACCTCGATGCCTTCTTCGCGGGCACACCGCTGCTTACGCCCGTCGTCGTCTCTGACTGA